A region of the Helicobacteraceae bacterium genome:
AAAACTGACCTAGCATCTGAACGATCTTGTTCTCATAAACCTGCTCGTAGTCGCGCTTGAATCGTAGCTGCGATCTGGCGAGCTCGCCCGCCGTGGTTAGCGCGTCCTCCTCGCCCAAAGGCACGCCGTCCTCGTTGATAATGCGCACGTTCTCGATCGTTAGCTTAGGCACCGCCGACGCGACGAGGTGTTTTACGCCCAAAATCTGCTGACGGCTCGTCTGCATATTATCGCGCATAGCTACGACGACGCTGGCGCTCGGCGGCGTCTCTTTGCTGACAAACACGCTCTCCTTTGGCATAGCGATATGCACCTTAGCGCTTCGGACGCTCTCCAAACTCTCGATCGTGGCGCTTAACTCGCCCTCCAAAGCGCGCAAGAGCTTAACTTGCTGATCAAAATCGGTCGCGCCAAAATCCTGCGTGTCGAATAGCTCGAAACCGGGTCGCCCGTCGCGCGGCAACCCCTGCGAGGCGAGACTGAGGCGAACGCGATTGACCTGCTCTTTAGGGACGGAGATCACCCCCTCTTCGGGAATCTTAAACTTTACGCCTTGCGATTCCAACTGCTGAACGATAACCCCCGCGTCTTTGGCGCTTAGATCGCGAAACAGCGCGCGATAGCCGTCGTCGTAGTTTCGCGGGCTGGCATAGACGATCAAAAACGCTATAAGCGCGACGACGCCGATTAGCGCGGCTAACAGCGCCGCCTTTTGTTTCGCGTTGAAGCGCTTTGTCAGCGCGCTTAACTGCTGAACGAGGGCTTTTATATCCACGGGCGCTACCTCCAATACTCTCTAAACAGCTCAAAAAAGCGATCGTTTTCGCTCGCAAGCCCGATCGTAACGCGCAGGGCGTTAAGGTTATAGCTTTTTAGATCGCGCGTAATCATTCCGCGTCTTAACAGCGCGGCGGCTATATCGCTCGCGCTTTTGCCTTCGGGAAACAGTAACGCGATAAAATTAGCGTAACTCGGTTCGTAATCCAAGCCGATTTCGCTAGCAAACGCCTCGTATCGCGCCATCTCTTTGAAATTATGCTCCGCGCTTTTGCGCGCGAACGCCTCGTCGCTTAACGCGAGGGTAGCGGCGGCAAGCGAAAGCGTTGTGATATTAAACGGAGCGCGAATCTTATGCAACGCCTCGATAACGTTAGGTTGCGCGATCCCGTAGCCGACCCGCATGCCGCCAAGCCCGTAGATTTTGGAGAAGGTTCCCGCGTAGATCGCGTTTGGAAAGCGCTCGATCAGCTCCTTTGGCTCGATAAGTTTTCGCCCGTCTTTGAACGCCGCGTATTCCATATACGCCGCGTCGATCACGACGAGCGTTTGATCGCTTACTTTGCCCAAAAAGTCGAAAACCTCGTCGCGATCAAGCG
Encoded here:
- the hisC gene encoding histidinol-phosphate transaminase, translating into MRFRKELDNIKTYEAGKPIELIARDYGVAENEIVKLASNENPFGSSPKVAEAIARLSAKMHRYPDDSYYALKTALADKYNLGRENIVIGSGSDQIFEFISHAVLERGDVALQNKITFAMYAIYAAQVGAVTITTDTNRHDLRAFEKLLNNNPKLIYICTPSNPYGDALDRDEVFDFLGKVSDQTLVVIDAAYMEYAAFKDGRKLIEPKELIERFPNAIYAGTFSKIYGLGGMRVGYGIAQPNVIEALHKIRAPFNITTLSLAAATLALSDEAFARKSAEHNFKEMARYEAFASEIGLDYEPSYANFIALLFPEGKSASDIAAALLRRGMITRDLKSYNLNALRVTIGLASENDRFFELFREYWR